A single region of the Legionella oakridgensis ATCC 33761 = DSM 21215 genome encodes:
- the yajC gene encoding preprotein translocase subunit YajC, translating to MGFFISNAMAAAPAAQPAQADGTFSLIMIVAIFVLFYFMLIRPQNKRAKEHRELINKLKKGDEIITSGGLLAKVTAIDEQYIKVNIAEGVEISLQRNAVSAVLPKGTLKSI from the coding sequence ATGGGCTTTTTTATTAGTAATGCAATGGCTGCCGCTCCCGCAGCACAACCAGCGCAAGCAGATGGCACCTTTTCTTTGATTATGATTGTTGCCATTTTCGTATTATTTTATTTTATGTTAATTCGTCCTCAAAACAAACGCGCTAAAGAGCATCGAGAGCTGATTAATAAACTAAAAAAAGGCGATGAAATTATTACTTCCGGTGGATTGCTTGCAAAAGTCACAGCCATCGATGAGCAATACATCAAGGTTAATATTGCTGAAGGGGTTGAAATCAGTTTACAACGAAACGCTGTCAGCGCCGTTTTACCCAAAGGTACTCTTAAATCCATTTAA
- the queA gene encoding tRNA preQ1(34) S-adenosylmethionine ribosyltransferase-isomerase QueA encodes MKRQDFNFELPPELIAQYPLSNRSDSRLLTYSRQSECHEHHQFKSLADFLEPGDLLVMNDSKVIPARLYGHKSSGGKVECLIERLTNDDCFWAHIKASKAPKPGSRIFLDQGWSIEIIGRDDDLFQCKASGNVAVMLEEIGHIPLPPYIQRSDESLDASRYQTVYARYKGSVAAPTAGLHFDESLLAAIQQKGINIAYSTLHVGAGTFRPLRCEDIKDHKMHSEFFTVSEPLCAAVNATHAAGNRVIAVGTTALRSLESAAQQGKLEPCSRDTNIFIYPGYQFQICDGLITNFHLPESTLLMLVAAFIGYEQAMKLYQIAIAHRYRFFSYGDASLLL; translated from the coding sequence ATGAAAAGACAAGATTTTAATTTTGAATTGCCTCCGGAATTGATTGCTCAATATCCCCTGAGCAATCGTAGCGACTCACGACTGTTGACTTATTCACGTCAATCAGAATGTCATGAACATCATCAATTTAAATCGCTGGCTGATTTTCTTGAACCGGGAGATTTGTTAGTGATGAATGACAGCAAAGTGATTCCGGCAAGATTATACGGCCATAAATCCAGTGGCGGAAAAGTCGAATGCCTGATAGAGCGTCTCACTAACGATGATTGTTTTTGGGCCCATATCAAAGCCAGCAAGGCGCCCAAACCTGGCAGCAGGATTTTTTTAGATCAAGGATGGTCGATTGAAATTATAGGCCGCGATGATGATTTGTTTCAGTGCAAGGCCAGCGGCAATGTGGCGGTTATGCTTGAGGAAATCGGACATATTCCTTTGCCGCCATACATTCAGCGTTCTGATGAGTCATTGGATGCAAGCCGATATCAGACGGTTTATGCTCGATATAAAGGATCCGTTGCTGCTCCCACGGCGGGCTTGCATTTCGATGAATCATTGCTGGCCGCTATACAACAAAAAGGGATAAACATTGCTTATTCGACGTTGCATGTAGGGGCTGGTACCTTTCGTCCTTTGCGCTGTGAGGATATTAAAGACCATAAAATGCATAGCGAATTTTTTACAGTCAGCGAACCATTGTGTGCTGCAGTAAACGCGACGCATGCTGCTGGAAACCGGGTGATTGCCGTAGGAACAACGGCTCTTCGTAGTCTGGAAAGTGCAGCACAACAAGGTAAACTTGAACCTTGTAGTCGAGATACGAACATTTTTATTTATCCCGGATACCAATTTCAGATTTGCGATGGGTTGATTACCAATTTTCATTTGCCTGAATCAACATTATTAATGTTAGTTGCTGCTTTTATTGGTTATGAGCAAGCAATGAAACTGTATCAGATTGCTATTGCGCATCGTTATCGTTTTTTCAGCTATGGCGATGCCAGTTTACTTTTATAG